In Streptomyces sp. P3, one DNA window encodes the following:
- a CDS encoding cytochrome P450, with product MPEQQILVLDPTGSDPVAEHQALRERGPATLVDILGVRAWSVSDPALLKELLTSKDVSKDGRAHWPAFAENVPTWPLALWVAVENMFTAYGANHSRLRRMVAPALSARRTAVLQTGIETLVTGLLDDLEALPAGESADLREHLAYPLPIAVIGQLMGVPADQRAEFRTVVDNVFATHLTAEEQTANTAALYGLLDALIHAKRTTPGEDMTSLLIATRDEEGDGSTLSDAELRDTLLLMISAGYETTVNVIDQALTTLLSDPEQLAHVRDGRCTWQDIVEETLRHEPAVKHLPLRYALTDIPLPDGQTIRSGDAVLASYAAANRHPGLHQDADQFDATRISKEHLAFGHGVHFCLGAPLARLEVATALRLFFERFPDAQLATQREDLQRLPSLISNGHTRVPALLRPTTTD from the coding sequence GTGCCCGAACAGCAGATACTCGTCCTCGACCCCACCGGCAGCGACCCCGTCGCCGAACACCAGGCCCTGCGCGAGCGTGGCCCCGCCACCCTCGTAGACATCCTCGGAGTGCGCGCCTGGTCCGTCTCCGACCCGGCTCTCCTGAAGGAACTGCTCACCAGTAAGGACGTCTCCAAGGACGGCCGCGCCCACTGGCCGGCCTTCGCCGAGAACGTCCCCACCTGGCCGCTGGCCCTGTGGGTCGCGGTGGAGAACATGTTCACCGCCTACGGCGCGAACCACAGCCGCCTGCGCCGCATGGTCGCCCCCGCCCTCTCAGCCCGCCGCACCGCCGTCCTCCAGACGGGCATCGAGACCCTGGTCACCGGGCTGCTCGACGACCTCGAGGCCCTCCCGGCCGGGGAAAGTGCCGACCTGCGCGAGCACCTCGCCTACCCGCTGCCGATCGCCGTCATCGGACAGCTCATGGGCGTCCCCGCCGACCAGCGCGCCGAGTTCCGCACCGTGGTCGACAACGTCTTCGCCACCCACCTCACCGCCGAGGAACAGACGGCCAACACCGCCGCCCTCTACGGCCTGCTGGACGCTCTCATCCATGCCAAGCGGACCACGCCCGGCGAGGACATGACCTCGCTGCTGATCGCCACCCGCGACGAGGAAGGCGACGGTTCCACCCTCAGCGACGCCGAACTGCGCGACACGCTCCTGCTGATGATCAGCGCCGGGTACGAGACCACCGTCAACGTCATCGACCAGGCCCTCACCACCCTGCTGTCCGACCCGGAGCAGCTCGCCCACGTCCGGGACGGACGGTGCACCTGGCAGGACATCGTCGAGGAGACCCTGCGGCACGAGCCCGCGGTCAAGCACCTGCCCCTGCGCTACGCCCTCACCGACATCCCGCTCCCCGACGGGCAGACCATCCGGTCCGGCGACGCCGTCCTCGCCTCCTACGCCGCCGCCAACCGACACCCCGGCCTGCACCAGGACGCCGACCAGTTCGACGCCACCCGGATCAGCAAGGAGCACCTCGCCTTCGGGCACGGCGTCCACTTCTGCCTCGGTGCCCCGCTGGCCCGCCTCGAAGTCGCCACGGCCCTGCGCCTGTTCTTCGAGCGCTTCCCCGACGCTCAGCTCGCCACCCAGCGCGAAGACCTGCAGCGCCTGCCGAGCCTCATCAGCAACGGACACACCCGCGTCCCCGCCCTGCTGCGCCCCACGACGACCGACTGA
- a CDS encoding cytochrome P450, with amino-acid sequence MSTAPPRISLYEPDFAQDPHAFYRRMREQFGPLVPVDLAPGLPATLVVGYEAARRILGDPQRFPADPRRWQTAVPDACPIRPMMEYRPNALRSAGAEHARYRAANTAALQAVDQHALRDHVEQVAAQTISAFAAEGKADLLAQYAWPLAFQTLSHLLGCPDEVGRRIADGMSKIFDGVNASIGNQILAQAVTDLVALRRAHPGDDVTSRLLVHVARLTDIEMGQQLITLYGAGIEPLTNLITNTLLEMLTNPDFSGDLHAGDASVREALDTVLYRDPPLANFSMSYPPRPADVGGYLLPADEPVVISYAACNNDPDLGGRAPLGNRAHLAWGAGPHSCPASSHAYLIAEAAILHILDALPEMDLATRREDLTWRPGPFHRSLVTLPVLFPTS; translated from the coding sequence CACCCGGCCTGCCCGCCACGCTGGTCGTCGGCTACGAGGCGGCCCGCCGTATCCTCGGCGACCCGCAGCGCTTCCCCGCTGACCCGCGCCGGTGGCAGACCGCCGTCCCGGACGCCTGCCCCATCCGGCCGATGATGGAGTACCGGCCCAACGCGCTGCGCTCCGCCGGCGCCGAGCACGCCCGCTACCGGGCCGCGAACACCGCCGCGTTGCAGGCCGTCGACCAGCACGCGCTGCGCGATCACGTCGAGCAGGTCGCCGCCCAGACCATCAGCGCCTTCGCTGCCGAGGGGAAGGCCGACCTGCTGGCCCAGTACGCCTGGCCGCTCGCGTTCCAGACGCTCAGCCACCTGCTCGGCTGCCCCGACGAGGTCGGGCGACGGATCGCGGACGGCATGTCCAAGATCTTCGACGGGGTCAACGCCTCCATCGGCAACCAGATCCTCGCCCAGGCCGTCACCGACCTCGTCGCCCTGCGGCGGGCGCATCCCGGCGACGACGTGACCAGCAGGCTCCTCGTCCACGTCGCGCGGCTGACCGACATCGAGATGGGCCAGCAGCTCATCACCCTCTACGGCGCGGGCATCGAACCGCTGACCAACCTGATCACCAACACGCTCCTGGAGATGCTGACCAACCCGGATTTCTCCGGGGACCTGCACGCCGGCGACGCCTCCGTCCGCGAAGCCCTGGACACGGTGCTGTACCGCGACCCGCCGCTCGCGAACTTCTCCATGAGCTACCCGCCCAGGCCCGCCGACGTCGGCGGCTACCTGCTCCCGGCCGACGAGCCGGTGGTCATCAGTTACGCCGCCTGCAACAACGACCCCGATCTCGGCGGTCGCGCGCCGCTGGGCAACCGCGCCCACCTCGCCTGGGGCGCCGGCCCGCACAGCTGCCCGGCCAGCTCGCACGCCTACCTCATCGCCGAGGCCGCCATCCTCCACATCCTCGACGCCCTGCCCGAGATGGACCTCGCTACCCGCCGCGAGGACCTCACCTGGCGCCCCGGCCCCTTCCACCGCTCCCTGGTGACCCTGCCAGTCCTTTTCCCCACCAGCTGA